In Cydia fagiglandana chromosome 3, ilCydFagi1.1, whole genome shotgun sequence, the following are encoded in one genomic region:
- the LOC134679801 gene encoding bromodomain-containing protein 4B-like, translating into MGRKALIAAAWLISAWTVTGLKVKDNESAASAPRLYRNANGIYASAYAGAAPYGAFSFHVPTVVPAASATKLIPVKQESIVIQNSNGFLKDSYGNKFVETPTSVAYKTTLPQQFVQLQHLPAHLSQPLSATPTYHFPQGASQAFFGHQFRLPSLDAVTSPLTGYGSYAQPFVYAGNVKTLTPASDQQFHFGVPKNAQQDSSNKKVVYATQGYNQFQQDPKFQRLVEKPYHHEYYESSRQKASTSDKPTTHNGKHNQPQESKFQRLEEKPNQNEYYEAPQQQTAPSIKAKVRTPITHTVRTTHNGKDTVVQIETKPPLPLVDLSLLEPLTFANPIVPQVQHYLPKINPVTYLALHPQDAEDKNEKEFVVTKTTSYDSGVVKGHGEADEPKKKQKKPPKKDADVYINFESKSEKPSIKVKGNPNDPGYSYEIISPGHKETFNQQAISYNKETKSDPVTYSYDKQTQKEPVTYSYSHSSNDPGQAKVQYVKKDPAPSTHLVYNFEPEQANEHHESPKPAPEESDDSNESSESDDDGPADDHAQYNSQPHHDTPSHSEHSSQSHQHHPSNSDHPHQSTHSHHSSHSDHPGPSTHSHHPSHSDHPHPSTHSHHSSHSDHPGPSTHSHQSSHSDHHHPSTHSHQSSHPPSTHSYSSSTSHPSPASYQIQSQHLHPEHRAQLKATPTPSYWVVSHKPQHYTAVASTPKLPTLHEYVENLRFLPSHPSPPSAAIKVNPSQPPQQQAQYYIQQTTPNARSEGSVVSEPVIYEKSKKIIIQEESPDEVHSHQEKLTAQMETVGNNGDNEEDFEKSYKAAAYGFPAYDRDDSGEREEEIYKHGYGEPQQDHSGEESDQNSPFEQYTEEGDQFPKSSRLSYKDDRDKVQEDYFLGYSLNKPEIMTDRYQSKIDYYKMFLKNKPEKLRVADAKKKASKLSKYTVEPSFYDSAPKQKQKQSASYKSAAYKSAPVFEYNYDKEAPRDNSAFASRPYRYKSRTHFVEPQFQYGFEPIAIPRIDIEQETMASNLSPESDKPGTRKKVYKENWYIKKTSTSSKPS; encoded by the exons ATGGGGAGAAAG GCGTTAATAGCAGCCGCGTGGCTGATAAGTGCGTGGACTGTGACCGGTTTGAAAGTTAAAGACAATGAGAGTGCCGCAAGTGCCCCGCGTTTGTACCGGAACGCAAATGGGATATACGCGAGTGCCTACGCCGGCGCGGCGCCCTACGGGGCCTTCTCCTTCCACGTACCAACTGTCGTCCCTGCGGCTTCAGCTACGAAGCTCATTCCCGTGAAACAAGAGAGCATCGTTATACAGAATTCGAATGGATTTTTAAAGGATTCGTACGGGAACAAGTTTGTGGAGACGCCGACGTCGGTGGCTTATAAAACGACGCTCCCGCAGCAGTTTGTGCAACTGCAGCACCTGCCGGCGCACCTGTCGCAGCCCCTGTCCGCTACCCCGACCTACCACTTCCCGCAGGGCGCGTCGCAAGCGTTCTTCGGTCATCAGTTCCGACTGCCCTCCCTGGACGCTGTGACTTCGCCCTTGACCGGCTACGGATCCTACGCGCAGCCCTTCGTATACGCCGGCAACGTGAAGACGCTCACCCCGGCTTCAGACCAGCAATTCCACTTCGGCGTACCCAAAAACGCACAGCAGGACTCCAGCAACAAAAAAGTGGTGTACGCTACACAGGGCTACAATCAGTTTCAGCAGGACCCTAAGTTCCAGCGATTGGTAGAGAAACCTTACCACCACGAATATTATGAATCGTCTCGACAGAAAGCTTCCACTAGCGACAAGCCGACTACTCACAATGGAAAACACAACCAGCCTCAGGAGTCCAAGTTCCAGCGATTAGAAGAAAAACCTAATCAAAACGAATATTATGAAGCGCCCCAACAGCAAACGGCACCCAGCATCAAGGCGAAAGTGCGGACTCCTATCACACATACTGTGAGGACCACTCATAACGGGAAGGATACCGTTGTTCAGATAGAAACCAAGCCACCCCTCCCTCTTGTAGACCTCAGTCTGCTCGAGCCCCTCACGTTCGCCAACCCCATCGTTCCTCAAGTGCAGCACTACTTGCCCAAAATAAACCCAGTTACGTACCTCGCCCTTCACCCACAAGATGCCGAGGACAAGAACGAAAAGGAATTTGTCGTCACAAAAACCACGTCTTACGACAGCGGCGTCGTCAAAGGTCACGGTGAAGCCGATGAACcaaagaaaaaacaaaagaaaccCCCGAAGAAGGACGCCGACGTATACATCAATTTCGAAAGTAAATCGGAAAAGCCGAGTATAAAAGTGAAAGGGAATCCTAACGACCCCGGATACTCTTACGAAATAATCTCTCCGGGACATAAAGAAACTTTCAACCAGCAAGCTATCAGCTACAACAAGGAAACGAAGAGTGACCCAGTAACGTACTCTTATGACAAGCAAACTCAGAAAGAGCCAGTGACTTATTCTTATTCTCACAGCTCTAACGATCCCGGACAGGCGAAAGTTCAATATGTCAAGAAAGACCCCGCACCTAGTACACATTTAGTTTACAACTTCGAGCCAGAACAAGCTAACGAACATCATGAATCTCCTAAACCTGCACCCGAGGAATCGGATGATTCCAACGAGTCTTCAGAATCCGATGATGACGGTCCTGCCGACGACCATGCTCAGTACAACTCTCAGCCCCATCACGACACGCCTTCTCACTCTGAGCATTCCTCTCAGTCACATCAACATCATCCTTCTAATAGTGATCATCCACATCAATCAACACATTCCCATCACTCTTCTCATAGCGATCATCCCGGTCCCTCTACTCATTCTCATCATCCTTCTCATAGCGACCATCCCCATCCATCAACACATTCCCATCACTCTTCCCATAGCGATCATCCCGGTCCTTCTACTCATTCACATCAGTCTTCTCATAGCGACCATCATCATCCCTCAACTCATTCCCACCAGTCATCACATCCACCATCAACTCACTCATACTCATCTAGTACATCTCATCCTTCCCCTGCTTCATATCAAATTCAATCTCAGCATTTACATCCTGAGCATAGGGCACAGCTAAAAGCAACCCCTACCCCGTCATATTGGGTGGTTAGCCACAAACCCCAACACTATACTGCTGTTGCCTCAACACCGAAGCTTCCAACTCTCCACGAGTATGTGGAAAACCTCCGATTTCTCCCATCTCACCCCAGCCCCCCCAGTGCAGCGATAAAAGTGAACCCAAGCCAACCGCCACAACAGCAGGCGCAATATTACATCCAACAAACGACACCCAACGCCCGTTCTGAAGGCTCTGTCGTTTCCGAGCCTGTCATCTACGAGAAAtctaagaaaataataattcaggAAGAATCTCCCGACGAGGTACATTCGCACCAAGAGAAGCTCACTGCCCAGATGGAAACTGTAGGCAATAACGGAGATAACGAGGAAGACTTCGAGAAGTCTTATAAAGCGGCCGCTTACGGCTTTCCCGCCTACGACCGAGATGACTCGGGGGAAAGGGAGGAGGAGATCTATAAACACGGCTACGGGGAGCCTCAGCAGGATCATAGCGGCGAAGAGTCCGATCAAAATTCGCCTTTTGAACAATACACGGAAGAGGGAGACCAGTTCCCCAAATCCTCTCGCCTGAGCTACAAGGACGACCGGGATAAAGTCCAAGAAGACTATTTTTTAGGTTACTCGCTTAACAAGCCCGAAATCATGACTGACCGGTATCAGAGCAAAATCGATTACTATAAAATGTTCTTGAAAAACAAACCGGAGAAACTGCGTGTAGCCGACGCGAAGAAAAAGGCGTCAAAATTATCTAAATACACGGTCGAACCCTCCTTTTATGATTCAGCGCCTAAGCAAAAGCAAAAGCAATCCGCGTCATACAAGTCGGCGGCTTACAAGTCCGCGCCGGTTTTCGAGTACAATTACGATAAGGAGGCTCCTCGGGACAACTCCGCTTTCGCGTCGCGTCCCTACCGTTACAAGAGTAGGACGCATTTCGTGGAGCCCCAGTTTCAGTACGGGTTCGAACCCATCGCCATCCCCCGGATAGACATCGAGCAGGAGACGATGGCGAGCAACCTGAGCCCCGAGAGCGACAAGCCCGGCACCAGAAAAAAGGTGTACAAAGAAAACTGGTACATTAAGAAAACGAGCACGTCCAGCAAACCTAGCtga
- the LOC134679805 gene encoding carboxypeptidase N subunit 2-like, with protein sequence MARLPFPILLTIGMAAAFNGDSFELECPDECDCHYFRINWVTDCSESNLTEIPYDELSMSVYILDLNENNITDLKPFPKDIKMRRLQIANNRLTKITREAFSGLEYLIDVDLSGNNISYIDPEAFLDSRGLLNVELQDNPLAPVEGPFLASSTLQFLDISSCKLTRINPQFFDNITALTSVDLSYNPLNSLDAGVFDVLTSLDTLKLNNCNLTSVAENVFSNLVNLKYLELAGNILTNTDFTELLGSLTRLEYLNLRKAGLTSLSEDTFSNCTNLVTLILADNELRDLDVAATLGSSVDHLELLDLSHCKIIGPISGDAFANATRLKSLYLSGNPLFAPDLEEALAPLPRLERLFLSNCGLRRLPYNFNVFDNLVELDISHNPLVNVFAKLLAPLEKLEYLNMGYSNLSYIAPDSFSNLTAMKRLVLSGNDLMSLEAGLFGNLTQLTTIELEFCGLKRPLNANAFFKNLTYMDLREIRLGGNPLVIPASGPLFPKSLAHVTVLDLSNCNITSLNVDSFKNSDNITDLNLAGNQISSTEGSLLFLDRLQQLEKINLSNNNLTTIDPEVFVNNPKLHSLNLIGNPFICDCKIAEMWDWANMIKGDLDVLIGAKSAEKDIVVKGNKKKKHLYCRYNETQLRNMSIATNRTVPGRRPFLKPQKLTYANRTWAKYVRESGCEPVVKILRPVALVGEAFHKNGYVSTGVIVLGVLAVCLGFATLLMTMRLFKRTNKTEVDTETNRKQR encoded by the exons ATGGCGCGCCTACCGTTCCCGATTCTCCTCACCATCGGCATGGCCGCCGCCTTCAACGGCGACAGCTTCGAGCTGGAGTGCCCCGACGAGTGCGACTGCCACTACTTCAGAATCAACTGGGTCACAGACTGCTCCGAGAGCAACCTCACAGAAATCCCTTACGATGAGCTGAGCATGAGCGTTTACATCCTGGACTTGAATGAGAATAATATTACTGATTTAAAGCCTTTCCCGAAGGATATAAAGATGAGGAGACTCCAGATTGCGAATAATAGATTGACGAAGATTACGAGAGAAGCGTTCTCCGGGTTGGAGTATCTGATTGATGTGGATCTTTCTGGAAATAATATCAGCTATATTGACCCTGAGGCGTTTTT GGACTCCCGCGGCCTGCTGAACGTGGAGCTGCAGGACAACCCCCTGGCGCCCGTCGAGGGCCCCTTTCTGGCCTCGAGCACACTGCAGTTCCTCGACATCAGCTCCTGCAAGCTCACCCGCATCAACCCCCAGTTTTTCGACAACATCACCGCCCTCACCAGCGTGGACTTGTCCTACAACCCCTTGAACTCTCTCGACGCTGGAGTCTTCGATGTTCTCACGAGCTTGGACACCCTAAAGTTAAACAACTGCAATCTTACTTCAGTCGCCGAAAACGTCTTCTCGAATCTCGTAAATCTGAAATACTTAGAGTTAGCCGGAAATATTCTAACCAACACCGACTTTACGGAACTCTTGGGGTCTTTGACGAGATTAGAGTATCTGAATTTACGAAAGGCAGGGTTGACTTCGCTGTCTGAAGACACGTTCTCAAATTGCACAAACCTGGTAACACTTATTTTAGCCGACAACGAGCTACGTGACTTGGATGTTGCGGCAACGCTGGGCAGCAGCGTCGACCATTTGGAATTATTAGATCTGTCGCATTGCAAAATAATAGGCCCAATATCTGGAGACGCGTTTGCCAATGCGACTAGACTGAAGAGTCTGTATCTTTCTGGAAATCCCTTGTTTGCGCCAGATTTGGAAGAAGCTTTGGCACCTCTGCCTAGGTTAGAAAGATTATTCTTGAGTAACTGCGGACTACGCCGTCTTCCGTACAACTTTAACGTATTTGATAATCTAGTGGAATTGGACATTTCACACAACCCACTCGTCAACGTGTTTGCTAAACTGCTCGCGCCGCTCGAGAAGCTGGAATATCTGAACATGGGTTACAGCAACTTGTCCTACATTGCCCCCGATTCGTTTTCAAATCTGACTGCAATGAAGCGACTAGTACTCTCAGGCAACGACCTCATGTCTCTCGAAGCCGGACTGTTCGGAAATCTCACGCAGCTAACCACAATCGAATTGGAATTCTGTGGTCTGAAACGACCACTTAACGCGAACGCTTTCTTTAAAAACCTTACGTACATGGATTTGAGAGAAATAAGGCTCGGAGGGAATCCGCTAGTGATACCGGCCTCGGGACCGCTGTTCCCCAAGTCATTGGCACATGTCACCGTCCTCGATTTAAGCAATTGCAACATCACGTCACTCAACGTCGATTCCTTTAAGAATTCGGATAACATTACTGATCTGAATTTAGCCGGAAACCAGATCAGCTCTACGGAGGGCAGTCTACTATTCCTTGATAGACTGCAACAGTTGGAGAAAATAAACTTGAGCAACAACAATCTGACCACGATAGATCCGGAGGTGTTCGTCAACAACCCGAAGCTGCACTCGTTGAATTTGATCGGTAATCCATTCATCTGCGACTGCAAGATCGCAGAGATGTGGGACTGGGCGAACATGATCAAGGGCGACCTGGACGTGCTCATCGGAGCCAAAAGCGCCGAGAAAGACATCGTGGTTAAAGGAAATAAGAAGAAGAAACATTTGTACTGTCGGTACAACGAGACCCAGCTGCGAAACATGAGCATCGCAACCAACAGAACTGTGCCAGGACGACGACCTTTCTTGAAGCCGCAGAAACTGACCTACGCCAACAGAACTTGGGCGAAGTACGTCAGGGAGTCAGGCTGCGAGCCTGTCGTCAAAATCCTTCGCCCCGTCGCGTTGGTAGGTGAAGCGTTTCATAAGAATGGCTATGTATCAACAGGAGTGATCGTTTTGGGAGTGTTGGCTGTCTGTCTCGGTTTCGCGACGCTTCTAATGACTATGAGGTTATTCAAAAGGACAAATAAAACGGAAGTGGACACAGAAACAAATAGAAAGCAGAGATAG